One Leucobacter muris DNA segment encodes these proteins:
- a CDS encoding GNAT family N-acetyltransferase has product MREGAAQLNIRAGRGPQEHEALIEIWRSAVRATHDFLDESDFARIESHLASDYFPAVTLTVAEKNGRRVGFAGVRDGALEMLFVSDAVRGEGVGSALLAEVIENQAVSKVDVNEQNSGALGFYLSRGFAQIGRSELDGDGRPYPTIHMALQTAP; this is encoded by the coding sequence ATGCGAGAAGGAGCCGCTCAGTTGAACATCCGAGCCGGCCGCGGCCCGCAGGAGCACGAAGCACTCATTGAAATCTGGCGCAGCGCGGTCCGCGCCACCCACGATTTCCTGGACGAATCCGACTTCGCTCGAATCGAATCTCATCTTGCATCGGACTACTTTCCCGCCGTGACACTCACTGTCGCCGAGAAGAACGGGCGACGCGTCGGGTTCGCGGGAGTGCGTGACGGCGCCCTGGAGATGTTGTTCGTCTCCGATGCCGTCCGTGGCGAGGGCGTCGGCTCGGCGCTTCTCGCCGAAGTCATCGAGAACCAGGCAGTCTCGAAAGTGGATGTGAACGAGCAGAACAGCGGAGCTCTCGGCTTCTACCTCAGTCGGGGCTTCGCGCAGATCGGCCGTAGCGAGCTCGATGGGGATGGCCGACCGTACCCGACCATTCACATGGCGCTTCAGACCGCACCCTGA
- a CDS encoding ABC transporter permease — protein MIAVIREHASTIVVSALSSLFAVTLTLFTGILTAAIDPAVIEAGGTFRVVLMMVALIFILIALYVGAIVTANTFSTIIAGRTRTIALLRLIGASAARVRARVAGEGLAMGLLGAVLGFGIAEALCAAAVTWGPDAGWLPAGRDYPLFDPLTVVAVAIVALTTWVAAWSGSRRVGRVSPIAATGAAVELPADRAGRRPARTVWAVILLIIGVALLAIGIVLGLMTPLALFIAFMGGLFSFTGIALGAHFVMPPLLRISGRALGNGPSGRLAAANAVRFPERSARSTIGLVIGVTLITMFAVALASYETMTLQAFASDPRLAADFTATLAVTTGVFTGLVGFSGVIAAVGLVNTLSLSVLQRTRELGLLRALGFTGAQVRRMVLAESAQMTLTALVFGLVLGVFYGWTAAQTLLGFQTGLMAPAIPWPIIGGIVVCGIALALIAAAAPARRAIRVSPIAALAAQ, from the coding sequence ATGATCGCCGTGATCCGGGAGCACGCCTCCACCATCGTCGTCTCTGCGCTGTCGTCACTGTTCGCGGTGACGCTGACCCTGTTCACCGGGATCCTCACCGCCGCCATCGACCCGGCCGTGATCGAGGCGGGCGGCACCTTCCGCGTGGTGCTGATGATGGTGGCGCTCATCTTCATCCTGATCGCGCTCTACGTCGGGGCGATCGTCACCGCCAACACCTTCTCGACCATCATCGCGGGCCGCACCCGCACGATCGCGCTGCTGCGGCTGATCGGCGCGAGCGCGGCGCGGGTGCGCGCGCGGGTCGCGGGGGAGGGGCTCGCGATGGGGCTGCTCGGCGCGGTGCTCGGGTTCGGGATCGCCGAGGCGCTGTGCGCCGCCGCGGTGACGTGGGGGCCGGACGCGGGCTGGCTTCCCGCGGGTCGGGACTATCCGCTGTTCGATCCGCTGACAGTCGTCGCGGTCGCGATCGTCGCGCTCACGACCTGGGTGGCGGCGTGGTCGGGATCGCGGCGCGTGGGCCGCGTCTCGCCGATCGCCGCGACCGGGGCCGCCGTCGAGCTGCCCGCCGACCGCGCGGGACGACGCCCGGCGCGCACGGTGTGGGCGGTCATCCTGCTCATCATCGGGGTCGCGCTGCTGGCGATCGGGATCGTGCTCGGCCTCATGACGCCGCTCGCGCTCTTCATCGCGTTCATGGGCGGGCTCTTCTCGTTCACCGGCATCGCCCTCGGCGCCCACTTCGTGATGCCCCCGCTGCTGCGGATCTCGGGCCGGGCGCTGGGCAACGGACCGTCGGGGCGGTTGGCGGCGGCGAACGCCGTGCGCTTCCCGGAGCGCAGCGCCCGCTCCACGATCGGCCTCGTGATCGGCGTGACCCTCATCACGATGTTCGCGGTGGCGCTCGCGAGCTATGAGACGATGACGCTGCAGGCCTTCGCGAGCGACCCGCGCCTCGCGGCCGACTTCACGGCCACCCTCGCCGTCACCACCGGCGTGTTCACGGGCCTCGTCGGCTTCTCGGGAGTCATCGCCGCCGTCGGCCTGGTCAACACGCTCTCGCTGAGCGTGCTGCAGCGCACCCGCGAGCTGGGCCTGCTGCGCGCGCTCGGGTTCACCGGGGCGCAGGTGCGCCGCATGGTGCTGGCCGAGAGCGCCCAGATGACGCTCACCGCCCTCGTCTTCGGGCTCGTGCTCGGAGTGTTCTACGGATGGACCGCGGCGCAGACGCTGCTGGGGTTCCAGACGGGGCTCATGGCGCCGGCCATCCCGTGGCCGATCATCGGCGGCATCGTGGTGTGCGGGATCGCGCTCGCCCTCATCGCGGCGGCGGCACCGGCCCGGCGCGCGATCCGGGTGTCTCCCATCGCCGCCCTCGCTGCGCAGTGA
- a CDS encoding leucyl aminopeptidase family protein → MTVVIDPAFDPVPSLARATSVSVSSQPPVDPGALAVFVPAEGELPESIAEIGRDALAAAGFTGAENQTLLLPGTPLRVLVGTGKAGIDSDARLRDAVAAFTRAAREEARIGVDLTELLASGDWDAEVAVQAAIEGAVLARYRYDALKSDPKTVALEELMLQIGEQHAEAAEYGVERGLILARTAALSRDLANTPPRHLSAVKFAEVVELLAPEFGLEVEVFDREALMQLGTGGLLGVNAGSVEEPRMIKVSYRPEGAALADAEGHLALIGKGIMYDSGGISLKPSNAMHAAMKFDMMGAAAVFASMTALRDLGTTTAVTGWLMCTDNMPSGSATKLGDVLTIRGGKTVEVKNTDAEGRLVMADGLVLATEEERRPDAIVDIATLTGAAMMALGTRTAAMLANNDSVAEQLQAAADATDENIWRFPLDHRYRDQLKSNVADLSNIGGQYAGVILAALFLNEFVDGLPWGHLDIAGTMQAESDDLWRSVGSTGFGARLLAEFAAGFVKPAGEVDAPETDIDEADADDE, encoded by the coding sequence ATGACCGTTGTGATTGATCCCGCATTCGATCCCGTCCCCTCTCTCGCCCGCGCCACAAGCGTGAGCGTCTCGTCGCAGCCGCCGGTCGACCCCGGCGCTCTCGCGGTCTTCGTGCCCGCCGAGGGCGAGCTGCCCGAGAGCATCGCCGAGATCGGCCGCGACGCGCTCGCCGCAGCTGGCTTCACCGGCGCGGAGAACCAGACGCTGCTGCTGCCGGGCACCCCGCTGCGGGTGCTCGTCGGCACCGGCAAGGCGGGCATCGACAGCGATGCGCGCCTGCGCGACGCCGTCGCGGCCTTCACGCGCGCGGCGCGCGAGGAGGCCCGGATCGGGGTCGATCTCACCGAGCTGCTGGCCTCGGGCGACTGGGACGCCGAGGTGGCCGTGCAGGCCGCGATCGAGGGTGCAGTGCTCGCCCGATACCGTTACGACGCTCTGAAGAGCGACCCGAAGACGGTCGCGCTCGAAGAGCTCATGCTGCAGATCGGCGAGCAGCACGCCGAGGCCGCCGAGTACGGGGTCGAGCGGGGGCTGATCCTCGCCCGCACCGCCGCGCTCTCGCGCGACCTGGCCAACACCCCGCCCCGCCACCTCAGCGCGGTCAAGTTCGCCGAGGTCGTCGAGCTGCTCGCGCCCGAGTTCGGTCTCGAGGTCGAGGTCTTCGACCGCGAGGCGCTCATGCAGCTCGGCACGGGCGGCCTGCTCGGCGTCAACGCGGGCAGTGTCGAGGAGCCGCGCATGATCAAGGTCTCGTACCGCCCCGAGGGCGCCGCGCTCGCCGACGCCGAGGGCCATCTCGCGCTCATCGGCAAGGGCATCATGTACGACTCGGGCGGCATCAGCCTGAAGCCGTCGAACGCGATGCACGCGGCCATGAAGTTCGACATGATGGGCGCGGCCGCGGTGTTCGCGTCGATGACCGCCCTGCGCGACCTCGGCACCACCACCGCGGTCACCGGCTGGCTCATGTGCACCGACAACATGCCCTCGGGCAGCGCGACCAAGCTCGGCGACGTGCTCACGATCCGCGGCGGCAAGACCGTCGAGGTGAAGAACACCGACGCCGAGGGGCGCCTGGTCATGGCCGACGGCCTTGTGCTCGCCACCGAGGAAGAGCGCCGGCCCGACGCGATCGTCGACATCGCCACCCTCACGGGCGCCGCGATGATGGCGCTCGGCACCCGCACCGCTGCGATGCTCGCCAATAACGACTCCGTCGCCGAGCAGCTGCAGGCGGCCGCCGATGCCACCGATGAGAACATCTGGCGGTTCCCGCTCGATCACCGCTACCGCGACCAGCTCAAGTCGAACGTCGCCGACCTCTCGAACATCGGCGGCCAGTACGCCGGCGTGATCCTCGCCGCGCTCTTCCTCAACGAGTTCGTCGACGGGCTGCCGTGGGGGCACCTCGACATCGCCGGCACCATGCAGGCCGAGAGCGACGACCTGTGGCGCTCGGTCGGCTCGACCGGCTTCGGAGCTCGACTCCTCGCCGAGTTCGCCGCCGGCTTCGTGAAGCCCGCCGGAGAGGTCGACGCACCCGAGACCGACATCGATGAGGCGGACGCCGACGATGAGTGA
- a CDS encoding M18 family aminopeptidase → MSESTPSASRRSRRGGRSARAPQHLLKDRDAYIDYLSEFIAEAPSSYHAAAALQKALEAADFSAHDETEAWQAVIDGSRGFVRRDGALIAWRVGKKVSADSPVRVLGCHTDSPGFTVKPRPDFTAHGWSQVGVEVYGGPLLNSWLDRDLELAGRIVTRDGTERLVRTGAVARIPQLAIHLDREANSGLTLDRQRHTQPVIGLVPAAGSGAGSDPDSEAGAPSALALLADAAGVAADEIAGTDVRLHDTQPPARIGVHGELYASPRLDNLSSTVAGLVALLASEPAPGTISVLAAFDHEELGSETRSGASGPFLEEVLARIRAGLEATVEDSARAFARSWCLSADAGHSVHPNYPEKHDPRVQPLAGRGPMLKVNANQRYASDAHGAALWLRVCEAAGVQTQEFVSNNTSPCGSTIGPLTATRLGIRTVDVGVPLLSMHSARELAHVDDLHGLARATGAFFSTLS, encoded by the coding sequence ATGAGTGAGTCGACTCCCTCGGCGTCTCGGCGCTCCCGCCGGGGCGGGCGCTCGGCGCGCGCCCCGCAGCACCTGCTCAAGGATCGCGACGCCTACATCGACTACCTCTCAGAGTTCATCGCCGAAGCGCCGTCGTCGTACCACGCCGCCGCAGCGCTCCAGAAAGCACTCGAGGCCGCCGACTTCAGCGCCCACGACGAGACCGAGGCGTGGCAGGCGGTCATCGACGGATCGCGGGGTTTCGTGCGCCGCGACGGCGCGCTGATCGCGTGGCGCGTCGGCAAGAAGGTGTCGGCCGACAGCCCCGTGCGGGTGCTCGGCTGCCACACCGATTCGCCCGGCTTCACGGTCAAGCCGCGCCCCGACTTCACCGCGCACGGGTGGAGCCAGGTGGGCGTCGAGGTCTACGGCGGGCCGCTGCTCAATTCGTGGCTCGACCGCGACCTCGAGTTGGCCGGTCGCATCGTCACCCGCGACGGCACCGAGCGCCTCGTGCGCACCGGGGCGGTGGCCCGCATCCCGCAGCTCGCGATCCACCTCGACCGCGAGGCGAACTCCGGCCTCACGCTCGACCGGCAGCGCCACACGCAGCCCGTGATCGGGCTCGTGCCCGCTGCGGGCTCTGGGGCGGGCTCCGATCCGGACTCGGAAGCGGGCGCTCCCTCGGCGCTCGCGCTACTGGCCGATGCGGCCGGCGTCGCGGCCGACGAGATCGCCGGAACCGACGTGCGCCTGCACGACACCCAGCCTCCCGCCCGTATCGGCGTGCACGGCGAGCTGTACGCCTCGCCTCGCCTCGACAACCTCAGCTCGACGGTCGCGGGACTCGTCGCCCTGCTCGCCTCCGAGCCGGCCCCCGGCACCATCTCGGTGCTGGCCGCGTTCGACCACGAAGAGCTCGGGTCCGAGACCCGCTCGGGCGCCTCCGGACCGTTCCTCGAGGAGGTGCTGGCTCGCATCCGCGCGGGCCTCGAGGCGACGGTCGAAGACTCCGCTCGCGCGTTCGCCCGATCCTGGTGCCTGTCGGCCGACGCCGGGCACTCGGTGCACCCGAACTACCCCGAGAAGCACGACCCGCGAGTGCAGCCGCTCGCCGGCCGGGGGCCGATGCTCAAGGTGAACGCCAACCAGCGCTACGCGAGCGACGCCCACGGCGCCGCCCTGTGGCTGCGCGTGTGCGAGGCGGCCGGCGTGCAGACGCAGGAGTTCGTGTCGAACAACACGTCGCCGTGCGGTTCCACGATCGGGCCCCTCACCGCGACGCGCCTCGGCATCCGCACCGTCGACGTCGGCGTGCCGCTGCTGTCGATGCACTCGGCGCGCGAACTCGCCCACGTCGACGACCTTCACGGTCTCGCCCGGGCGACTGGCGCGTTTTTCTCAACCCTGTCATAA
- a CDS encoding SRPBCC family protein, whose amino-acid sequence MTMDTSGRIEPTGRGADLALVRSLALPVEEAWAYLTDSELTEQWFGPWEGDGRAGGAVRVRMRFEDHEPAIGVRILACDPFERLVLKAEDEVGGWHLELLVERDGDDSLLTLVHHLDTTDEVGEIGPGWEYYLDLLVAATQGTERPSFDSYYPAMREAYLAMRP is encoded by the coding sequence ATGACGATGGACACCAGCGGACGGATCGAACCGACGGGGCGGGGCGCGGATCTCGCGCTCGTGCGCTCGCTCGCGCTGCCCGTCGAGGAGGCCTGGGCCTACCTCACCGACTCGGAGCTCACCGAGCAGTGGTTCGGGCCCTGGGAGGGCGACGGGCGCGCCGGAGGCGCGGTGCGCGTGCGCATGCGGTTCGAGGATCACGAACCGGCGATCGGCGTGCGCATCCTCGCGTGCGACCCCTTCGAGCGGCTCGTGCTCAAAGCCGAGGACGAGGTCGGCGGCTGGCACCTGGAGCTGCTCGTCGAGCGCGACGGCGACGACTCGCTGCTCACGCTCGTGCACCACCTCGACACCACCGACGAGGTCGGCGAGATCGGGCCGGGCTGGGAGTACTACCTCGACCTGCTCGTCGCCGCCACCCAGGGCACCGAGCGCCCCAGCTTCGACAGCTACTACCCGGCGATGCGCGAGGCCTACCTCGCGATGCGCCCCTAG
- a CDS encoding ATP-binding cassette domain-containing protein, with protein sequence MPASNTTPDLAAATRAASRSASDGAGSAPGTAHLIVDGVSRSYGDRRVLSDISFTAKPGDRIGLIGENGTGKSTLLRILAAAGGSAGGPAGDTAAGRASSEDPPARTVGGPADDPGSRPDSGTVALPGSVGLLAQQLPYPDETPLGWVLDDAQRTALDALERIERLGERFASHPDDPEVADAYALALEDAERTSAWSTAARRGEILFGLGLGGIAEGRPIGELSGGQRLRLALAALLLTAPQTLLLDEPSNHLDDASAAYLERVLAGWPGIVIVASHDRALLDAVSTRILDLDALPLPAQVLADAEPVASAGRVGAAGLAAHSPDWVAIAAEASAAETHGAERAVEGSGASGSGSGAAASGIGSGSGSLTGSGSGTGSRSGSAPSSRPLSAPGPHDSLPAGPVTDDPGSGFGVRLWGVGYSAARAARQAEMERWRARYAAETAEREALIHEIEVGSREVNRKHESKSEAKITRKFYADKDARVTARRARNARVRLDVLERERVRRPPEPLRFAGFGAAAPRERGVPHGQGLAPRGSSSPGDGRAGGAVAELDPTRSADARGEASPSALIRADRIALAGRLRPTSFELPTGGRLMLTGPNGSGKSTLLAILAHRLDPDRGELEIASHARVGYLPQEVEFEHADRSAERVYRDAVGVDTADALPLHETGLLARRDVVRPVGALSVGQRRRLALAALVADPPDVLLLDEPTNHLSLTLVEELETALREFTASPAASTGLVIATHDRWLRSRWEGEVLDLAGE encoded by the coding sequence ATGCCCGCATCGAACACCACCCCAGACCTCGCAGCCGCGACCCGTGCGGCGTCCCGCTCCGCATCCGACGGCGCGGGGTCGGCGCCCGGCACCGCGCACCTGATCGTCGACGGCGTCTCCCGCTCCTACGGCGACCGCCGCGTACTCAGCGATATCTCGTTCACGGCGAAACCGGGCGATCGCATCGGCCTGATCGGTGAGAACGGCACCGGCAAGTCGACCCTGCTGCGCATCCTCGCGGCGGCGGGAGGATCGGCGGGAGGCCCGGCAGGAGACACAGCGGCAGGCCGGGCAAGCTCCGAAGACCCTCCGGCACGCACCGTGGGAGGCCCGGCTGACGATCCCGGATCGCGCCCCGACTCCGGCACCGTCGCGCTGCCGGGCTCGGTCGGCCTGCTCGCCCAGCAGCTGCCCTACCCCGACGAGACGCCGCTCGGCTGGGTGCTCGACGACGCCCAGCGCACCGCGCTCGACGCGCTCGAGCGCATCGAGCGGCTCGGAGAGCGCTTCGCTTCCCACCCCGACGACCCCGAGGTCGCCGACGCCTACGCTCTCGCGCTCGAGGACGCCGAGCGCACGAGCGCCTGGTCGACCGCGGCTCGCCGGGGCGAGATCCTCTTCGGGCTGGGGCTCGGCGGCATCGCCGAGGGCCGCCCGATCGGCGAGCTGTCGGGCGGGCAGCGGCTGCGCCTGGCGCTCGCGGCACTGCTGCTCACCGCGCCGCAGACCCTGCTGCTCGACGAGCCGTCGAACCACCTCGACGACGCCTCGGCCGCCTACCTCGAGCGGGTGCTCGCCGGCTGGCCCGGCATCGTGATCGTCGCGAGCCACGACCGCGCGCTGCTCGACGCGGTGAGCACGCGCATCCTCGATCTCGACGCGCTGCCCCTTCCCGCACAGGTGCTCGCGGACGCGGAACCGGTGGCGAGCGCCGGACGGGTCGGGGCGGCGGGACTCGCCGCGCACTCGCCAGACTGGGTTGCGATCGCGGCAGAGGCGAGCGCAGCGGAGACGCATGGTGCGGAGCGCGCAGTCGAGGGCTCCGGCGCCTCGGGGTCGGGATCCGGCGCGGCCGCATCCGGCATCGGCTCGGGCTCCGGGTCCCTCACGGGATCGGGATCCGGCACCGGCTCCCGATCCGGGTCCGCACCGAGTTCCCGTCCCCTCTCGGCGCCCGGGCCGCACGATTCCCTCCCGGCGGGTCCCGTGACCGACGACCCGGGCTCGGGTTTCGGCGTGCGGCTCTGGGGAGTCGGCTACTCGGCGGCACGCGCCGCGCGGCAGGCGGAGATGGAGCGCTGGCGCGCCCGCTACGCCGCCGAGACGGCCGAGCGCGAGGCGCTGATCCACGAGATCGAGGTCGGATCGCGCGAGGTGAACCGCAAGCACGAGTCGAAGTCGGAGGCGAAGATCACGCGCAAGTTCTACGCCGACAAAGACGCTCGCGTCACCGCCCGACGCGCCCGCAACGCGCGCGTGCGCCTCGACGTGCTCGAACGGGAGCGGGTGCGACGCCCGCCCGAGCCGCTGCGCTTCGCCGGGTTCGGGGCGGCGGCTCCCCGGGAACGCGGTGTACCGCACGGACAGGGTCTCGCACCGCGCGGCAGTTCATCGCCGGGTGACGGGCGGGCGGGAGGCGCGGTGGCGGAGCTCGATCCGACCCGATCCGCCGACGCTCGCGGCGAAGCTTCACCGTCCGCACTCATCCGCGCGGACCGGATCGCCCTCGCCGGGCGGCTGCGGCCGACCTCCTTCGAACTGCCGACCGGGGGCCGGCTCATGCTCACGGGGCCGAACGGCTCGGGCAAGTCGACGCTGCTCGCGATCCTCGCCCACCGCCTCGACCCCGATCGCGGCGAGCTCGAGATCGCGTCGCACGCACGCGTCGGCTACCTGCCGCAGGAGGTCGAGTTCGAGCACGCGGACCGCTCGGCGGAGCGCGTCTACCGCGACGCGGTCGGCGTCGACACCGCCGACGCGCTGCCGCTGCACGAGACCGGCCTGCTGGCGAGGCGCGACGTTGTCCGGCCCGTCGGCGCGCTCAGCGTGGGCCAGCGCCGACGGCTCGCCCTCGCGGCGCTCGTCGCCGATCCGCCCGACGTGCTGCTGCTCGACGAGCCCACGAACCACCTCTCCCTCACCCTGGTCGAGGAGCTCGAGACGGCGCTGCGCGAGTTCACCGCGAGCCCCGCGGCGAGCACCGGGCTCGTGATCGCGACGCACGATCGCTGGCTGCGCTCGCGCTGGGAGGGCGAGGTGCTGGATCTCGCCGGCGAGTGA
- a CDS encoding flavin-dependent oxidoreductase — translation MGRQGLNLMSSTLLTEATGQPFHELQREQIERFRAAYREAGHTGSPRVSVSRSVFPLVSEQDEMFFGVRGRDGQDQVGIIDGIRSTFGKTYADTPDRLIDQLLADEAVMAADTLMLTIPNQLGVEYNLHVLQAFAEHVAPALGWQPNTEGPVRGDAV, via the coding sequence GTGGGCCGGCAGGGCCTCAACCTCATGAGCTCGACGCTGCTCACCGAGGCGACGGGGCAGCCGTTCCACGAGCTGCAGCGGGAGCAGATCGAGCGCTTCCGCGCGGCGTACCGCGAGGCCGGGCACACCGGATCGCCGCGCGTCTCGGTGAGCCGCAGCGTGTTCCCGCTGGTGAGCGAGCAGGACGAGATGTTCTTCGGCGTGCGGGGCCGCGACGGGCAGGATCAGGTCGGGATCATCGACGGCATCCGGTCCACGTTCGGCAAGACGTACGCCGACACCCCGGATCGCCTGATCGACCAGCTGCTCGCCGACGAGGCGGTGATGGCGGCCGACACGCTCATGCTCACGATCCCGAACCAGCTCGGCGTGGAATACAACCTGCACGTGCTGCAGGCCTTCGCCGAGCACGTGGCGCCCGCGCTCGGCTGGCAGCCGAACACGGAGGGGCCGGTTCGGGGAGACGCGGTCTGA
- a CDS encoding ASCH domain-containing protein: MSASPTVEEFWAEVRTALPGLPEAVPEAWAFGATPDHADGLLALVLEGTKTATASSLWDLEHTGDPVPGVGELSIILDGRGVPRALLETTAVEVVAFDEVSESHAFAEGEGDRSLAQWREVHEHYWRAYSASPRGFESRMPIVCERLKLRYAEGRAASTARP, translated from the coding sequence ATGAGCGCATCCCCGACCGTCGAAGAGTTCTGGGCCGAGGTCCGCACCGCGCTTCCGGGCCTGCCTGAGGCGGTGCCCGAGGCCTGGGCGTTCGGCGCGACACCGGATCACGCCGATGGTCTGCTGGCTCTCGTGCTCGAGGGCACGAAGACCGCGACGGCCTCGTCGCTCTGGGACCTTGAGCACACGGGCGATCCGGTGCCCGGCGTCGGCGAGCTGAGCATCATCCTCGACGGTCGCGGAGTGCCGCGCGCGCTGCTCGAGACGACCGCGGTCGAGGTCGTCGCGTTCGACGAGGTGTCCGAGTCGCACGCCTTCGCGGAGGGGGAGGGCGACCGCAGCCTCGCGCAGTGGCGCGAGGTGCACGAGCACTACTGGCGCGCCTACTCCGCGAGTCCGAGGGGGTTCGAGTCCCGCATGCCGATCGTCTGCGAGCGGCTGAAGTTGAGGTACGCCGAGGGGCGAGCGGCCTCGACCGCTCGCCCCTGA
- a CDS encoding ABC transporter ATP-binding protein, which yields MEIHSSDMGLVARVAHLGKHYGEGPQRVTALDDVSIGIRRGKFTAIMGPSGSGKSTLMHVMAGLDSPSEGRVWLGDDEITNLGDAALTKLRRRRIGFVFQSFNLVPTLDVMGNLRLPFELDGRRPNAEEQHRIGSLVETLGLANRLKHRPHELSGGQQQRVAIARALATQPDVIFADEPTGALDSRTGREVLGLLRSATRTAGQTIAMVTHDPIAASHADRILFLADGRIVSDREAMTAEQISETMLNLESVAVAGSGAAA from the coding sequence ATGGAGATTCACTCGAGCGATATGGGACTGGTGGCGCGCGTCGCCCACCTCGGCAAGCACTACGGCGAGGGACCGCAGCGGGTCACCGCCCTGGACGACGTCTCGATCGGCATCAGGCGCGGCAAGTTCACCGCGATCATGGGACCCTCGGGATCGGGCAAATCGACGCTGATGCACGTCATGGCCGGCCTCGACAGCCCCAGCGAGGGGCGCGTCTGGCTGGGCGACGACGAGATCACGAACCTCGGCGACGCCGCGCTCACGAAGCTGCGCAGGCGCCGGATCGGCTTCGTGTTCCAGTCGTTCAACCTCGTGCCCACGCTCGACGTCATGGGCAACCTGCGGCTGCCGTTCGAGCTCGACGGGCGCCGCCCGAACGCCGAGGAGCAGCACCGCATCGGTTCACTCGTCGAGACGCTCGGCCTCGCGAACCGCCTCAAGCACCGCCCGCACGAACTGTCGGGCGGCCAGCAGCAGCGCGTCGCGATCGCGCGGGCCCTCGCCACGCAGCCGGATGTGATCTTCGCCGACGAGCCCACGGGCGCGCTCGACTCCCGCACCGGGCGCGAGGTGCTCGGCCTGCTGCGATCCGCCACCCGCACCGCGGGCCAGACCATCGCGATGGTCACCCACGACCCCATCGCGGCGAGCCACGCCGACCGCATCCTGTTCCTCGCCGACGGGCGCATCGTCTCGGATCGCGAAGCGATGACCGCCGAGCAGATCTCGGAGACCATGCTGAACCTCGAGTCGGTGGCCGTCGCCGGATCCGGGGCCGCGGCATGA
- a CDS encoding helix-turn-helix domain-containing protein: protein METKTAAELIEEARLDAERSIKWTAEKSGIALTTFKRKLNGGTDFTVSETLRVARALGVEPFTLLPTGFLPQRAAEVLAA, encoded by the coding sequence ATGGAAACCAAGACCGCGGCAGAACTCATCGAAGAGGCCCGCCTCGATGCAGAGCGATCCATCAAGTGGACCGCAGAAAAATCGGGCATCGCTCTTACTACATTCAAGCGAAAGCTTAACGGTGGAACCGACTTCACCGTCAGCGAGACTCTCCGAGTTGCCCGAGCGCTCGGGGTGGAACCGTTCACGCTTCTCCCGACCGGGTTTCTTCCCCAGCGCGCTGCGGAGGTGCTCGCAGCATGA
- a CDS encoding helix-turn-helix domain-containing protein — protein sequence MGTYGDAFNAAIAAELRAERGRNKVTIDSLVAATGLSKSAVLNYLNNKRDIPTPAFVELCHALGVSPKLVFERAEEAIEQG from the coding sequence ATGGGAACTTACGGAGACGCGTTCAATGCCGCTATTGCAGCAGAACTTAGAGCCGAGCGTGGCCGCAACAAGGTCACCATCGACTCTCTCGTTGCGGCCACGGGGCTCTCGAAGAGCGCTGTGTTGAACTACCTCAACAACAAGCGCGACATCCCGACGCCGGCATTCGTGGAGCTATGCCACGCGCTGGGCGTCTCCCCCAAGCTCGTCTTCGAGCGAGCTGAGGAAGCGATCGAGCAGGGCTGA